Proteins co-encoded in one Cuculus canorus isolate bCucCan1 chromosome 22, bCucCan1.pri, whole genome shotgun sequence genomic window:
- the COL16A1 gene encoding LOW QUALITY PROTEIN: collagen alpha-1(XVI) chain (The sequence of the model RefSeq protein was modified relative to this genomic sequence to represent the inferred CDS: substituted 1 base at 1 genomic stop codon), translated as MRGLWALALAGLVSACEGKEVPLAEGELCAQLWDEDLVGNKYENVTGFNLIKRFDLLKISSIKKVRNPRGPVVLRLGAVPLVQPTQQVFPHGLPPAFTLVLTLLLKKNSTGEHWYLFQVTDRQGYPQLSLDVHGPEKSLEFQARAPGASFVSAVFTGKAVASLFDGRWHKVVLAVQSHSVSIHLDCASISSKPLAPRRALVPEGNAFLGLDAVRGTPVRFDIQQAQIYCNAELARQEGCCEISAGGCLPEAPKTRRQAELMQSSNLIEMSPQPEGRVYTRCFCLEEPLGAEPARASGRTSLKADHEEKCPPCSAQTASANDTLGPLGPKGARGERGLPGTKGEKGDRGADCVRSHPGAPIECAEGPRGEKGQRGEAGLPGATGADGQKGQKGEKGDGGLQGKPGRPGRDGRPGEICVVGPKGQKGDPGVVGPEGLAGEPGPPGKPGSPGIGLPGKPGDPGGPPGPKGEKGNPGAAGPGGSPGTPGPPGILGPKGDKGEPCEVCPTVAEGMLGATGLPGEPGPRGAPGAPGKDGVSDRPGPAGPKGDRGDRGIQGMKGEKGDSCLSCDARVLAALLRGPTEGPEGDPGGMVSMWGXAPSPIQRGAPPPRGCAGARGVTAQGVWQGEAGLPRLAGIKGKKGDGGQEGPMGSPGLPGEKGDAGVRGLKGEKGEPCGQCPPVPQALEGAATVLAVPGPPGQKGQGGSPGRAGRPGVAGQKGQKGDAGSPGDPGTPGMAGLPGLAGEPGIMGPAGPKGEKGDACEPCPASHGDFPDVVGIPGQRGAKGDQGPPGIGQPGRAGKPGLPGVQGPPGPKGLQGEPGPPGIGQTGPQGEPGSTGPPGTPGPPGPLGPPGMAAEKGAKGSPGSKGATGPPGPPGTSITGPPGPAGQRGLPGEPGSSGQPGEKGERGEKGDPGDCACPLGPRQDPSYAGMPGAPGLWNGMSWQPEPGPQGPPGAPGPPGPPGAPGRQGMPGHNGLPGLPGPAGDLGPLAVMAERNIEVLKSLCGDCVRLQAAFEAPGEVKEEKGDGGMPGAPGNEGCARCLAQFQRAEEARGDSPDTDCVGDPGLPGTPGIPGERGEQGSPGLRGPPGPPGPIGPPGFPGTPGAPGLPGLQGERGPAGLAGAKGEPGPPGQPGYPGATGPPGLPGIKGERGYVGPPGEKGELGPPGLDGLPGPTGPAGPRGERGLPGGAGEKGDQGFQGQPGFPGPPGPPGFPGKVGPAGPPGPAAEKGSEGMRGPTGMPGPPGPPGPPGIQGPAGVEGLDGKDGKPGLRGDPGPPGPPGMMGPPGFKGKTGHPGLPGPKGDCGKPGPPGSTGRPGAEGDPGPMGPQGRQGPPGPIGPPGTPGQPGPAGLAGVGLKGDRGSTGERGLPGMPGQPGPPGHPGPPGEQGSDGPVGKEGPPGKPGSAGPAGQKGEAGSPGERGYPGEKGRAGMPGGPGKSGSMGLVGPRGPAGERGPPGSPGPAGTPGLPGPPGMMGDVVNYDEIKRFIRQELSKMFDERMAYYTSRLQFPVEMVASPGRPGPPGKDGLPGRPGPPGSPGLPGQIGREGRQGVPGMRGEPGAKGEKGEKGVGMMGDSGPPGPPGPQGPPGYGKMGPPGPVGQQGIPGVPGPPGATGQPGQTGHCSPAECLGAVPLEQPLFQPKNTKGPFG; from the exons GGGAGCTGTGCGCACAGCTCTGGGATGAGGATCTGGTTGGGAACAAGTATGAGAACGTAACGG GTTTTAACCTGATTAAAAGGTTCGACTTGCTGAAGATCTCCTCCATCAAGAAGGTCCGCAACCCGAGGGGGCCGGTGGTGCTGCGGCTGGGTGCCGTGCCCCTGGTCCAGCCCACGCA GCAGGTGTTTCCCCACGGGCTGCCCCCCGCTTTCACCCTCGTCCTCACCTTGCTGCTGAAGAAGAACAGCACCGGGGAGCACTGGTACCTCTTCCAGGTCACTGACCGGCAGGGATACCCCCAG ctctcCCTGGATGTGCACGGCCCCGAGAAGAGCCTGGAGTTCCAGGCCAGGGCACCAGGAGCCTCGTTCGTCAGCGCCGTCTTCACGGGGAAGGCGGTGGCGTCTCTCTTCGATGGGCGTTGGCATAAGGTGGTGCTGGCCGTGCAGAGCCACTCCGTCTCCATCCACCTGGACTGCGCCTCCATCTCCTCCAAGCCGCTGGCGCCGCGGCGGGCGCTGGTCCCAGAGGGCAATGCCTTCCTGGGGCTGGATGCCGTGCGTGGCACCCCAGTCCGG TTTGACATCCAGCAGGCTCAGATCTACTGCAACGCTGAGCTGGCCAGGCAGGAGGGGTGCTGCGAGATCTCGGCTGGTGGG TGCCTCCCAGAAGCGCCCAAGACCCGTCGGCAAGCGGAGCTGATGCAGAGCAGCAACCTGATCGAGATGTCGCCGCAGCCCGAGGGCCGCGTGTACACCCGCTGCTTCTGCCTGGAGGAGCCGCTGGGCGCG GAGCCGGCGAGGGCATCAGGGAGGACCAGCCTGAAGGCAGATCACGAGGAGAAG TGCCCACCCTGCTCGGCGCAGACGGCCTCGGCAAAC GACACCCTCGGTCCCCTGGGTCCAAAG GGCGCGAGGGGCGAGCGTGGCCTGCCTGGCACCAAGGGCGAGAAAGGCGACCGC GGCGCTGACTGCGTGCGCTCCCACCCTGGTGCCCCCATAGAG tgcGCCGAGGGGCCGCGGGGCGAGAAGGGGCAGCGCGGAGAGGCG GGGCTCCCGGGGGCAACTGGTGCTGATGGGCAGAAG GGACAGAAAGGTGAGAAGGGCGACGGGGGACTGCAGGGCAAGCCAGGGCGCCCAGGGCGTGAC GGACGGCCCGGAGAGATATGCGTGGTGGGACCCAAGGGCCAGAAG GGTGACCCTGGCGTCGTGGGACCCGAGGGGCTGGCTGGGGAGCCGGGGCCCCCGGGGAAGCCGGGCTCTCCAGGAATTGGGCTGCCAGGGAAGCCG GGTGACCCTGGTGGCCCCCCGGGCCCGAAAGGAGAAAAG GGCaacccaggagctgctggaccCGGAGGATCGCCCGGGACGCCC GGTCCCCCTGGCATCCTGGGGCCGAAAGGAGACAAG GGTGAGCCGTGCGAGGTGTGCCCCACCGTCGCCGAGGGGATGCTCGGTGCCACCGGGCTGCCTGGCGAACCGGGACCCAGGGGAGCGCCCGGAGCGCCCGGCAAGGACGGCGTCTCG GACAGACCCGGCCCTGCAGGACCCAAAGGGGACAGG GGAGATCGTGGCATCCAGGGGATGAAGGGGGAGAAG GGCGACTCCTGCCTGTCCTGCGATGCCCGTGTCCTGGCTGCGCTGCTGCGGGGTCCGACCGAGGGTCCGGAGGGCGACCCGGGGGGGATGGTGAGTatgtggggctgagccccctCTCCCATCCAGAGAGGTGCCCCTCCGCCCCGGGGCTGCGCGGGTGCCCGCGGTGTAACCGCACAGGGCGTTTGGCAGGGCGAAGCGGGGCTCCCCAGGCTGGCCGGCATCAAGGGCAAGAAG GGGGATGGTGGCCAGGAGGGACCCATGGGCAGCCCG GGGCTCCCGGGAGAAAAAGGTGACGCAGGCGTACGGGGGCTCAAAGGAGAGAAG GGTGAGCCGTGCGGGCAGTGCCCTCCGGTGCCACAGGCCCTCGAAGGGGCAGCGACGGTGCTGGCGGTGCCGGGGCCACCGGGGCAGAAGGGGCAGGGCGGCTCCCCGGGCAGAGCG GGCAGACCCGGCGTCGCTGGCCAGAAGGGGCAGAAG GGGGACGCAGGCAGCCCTGGGGACCCGGGCACCCCGGGCATGGCTGGGCTCCCAGGATTGGCAGGAGAGCCCGGAATTATGGGTCCAGCTGGCCCCAAAGGCGAGAAG GGTGATGCCTGTGAGCCCTGTCCTGCTTCTCATGGGGACTTCCCAGACGTGGTCGGCATCCCAGGACAACGCGGGGCCAAAGGGGACCAGGGTCCCCCTGGCATCGGCCAGCCGGGCAGAGCC GGGAAACCGGGACTGCCCGGAGTTCAGGGCCCCCCAGGACCAAAGGGGCTGCAG gGTGAGCCGGGACCACCAGGGATCGGCCAGACAGGACCGCAG GGAGAGCCGGGAAGCACTggcccccccgggaccccc ggCCCTCCCggacccctgggacccccagggATGGCAGCAGAGAAAGGTGCCAAG GGATCTCCGGGGTCCAAAGGTGCCACGGGACCCCCCGGGCCACCAGGGACCAGCATCACGGGGCCACCG GGCCCCGCGGGGCAGCGGGGGCTCCCCGGGGAGCCGGGGTCCAGCGGGCAGCCG GGGGAGAAGGGCGAACGGGGCGAGAAG GGAGACCCCGGGGACTGCGCCTGCCCACTCGGCCCCCGCCAGGACCCCAGCTATGCCGGGATGCCG GGAGCCCCAGGACTGTGGAACGGGATGTCCTGGCAGCCAGAGCCAGGCCCGCAG GGTCCCCCCGGAGCCCCTGGGCCGCCCGGtccccccggtgcccccggTCGCCAG GGGATGCCAGGACACAATGGTTTGCCGGGACTGCCGGGACCAGCTGGGGACCTA GGCCCGCTGGCCGTCATGGCTGAGAGGAATATTGAGGTGTTGAAG AGCCTCTGCGGGGACTGTGTCCGGCTGCAGGCTGCCTTCGAAGCACCCGGCGAGgtcaaggaggagaaaggggatggagggatgccAGGAGCCCCCGGCAACGAGGGGTGCGCCCGT tgccttGCCCAGTTCCAGAGAGCGGAGGAGGCTCGG GGTGACAGCCCTGACACAGACTGCGTGGGTGACCCCGGGCTGCCAGGCACCCCGGGCATCCCCGGCGAGAGAGGCGAGCAG GGCTCACCGGGACTGCGGGGACCCCCGGGGCCACCCGGGCCCATC ggccccccagGCTTTCCTGGAACGCCTGGCGCACCCGGACTGCCC GGTCTCCAGGGGGAGCGCGGCCCCGCTGGGCTTGCTGGAGCCAAAGGGGAGCCG GGACCTCCAGGGCAGCCCGGCTACCCCGGAGCGACGGGTCCCCCCGGCCTTCCC GGCATCAAGGGCGAGCGAGGCTACGTGGGCCCCcctggggagaaaggggagctG GGTCCCCCCGGTTTGGATGGTCTCCCCGGTCCCACGGGACCAGCG GGACCGAGGGGTGAGCGTGGGCTCCCGGGTGGTGCTGGTGAGAAGGGCGACCAG GGTTTCCAGGGTCAACCTGGCTTCCCGGGGCCACCG GGACCCCCCGGCTTCCCAGGGAAGGTCGGTCCAGCTGGGCCACCGGGGCCAGCAGCCGAGAAG GGCAGCGAGGGCATGCGTGGCCCCACGGGGATGCCAGGGCCCCCCGGACCTCCCGGCCCCCCAGGCATCCAG GGCCCCGCTGGCGTGGAGGGACTGGACGGCAAGGATGGCAAACCAGGGCTGCGG gGTGACCCTGGCCCTCCTGGGCCACCAGGGATGATGGGTCCTCCG GGCTTCAAGGGGAAGACGGGGCACCCAGGTCTCCCGGGACCAAAG GGTGACTGCGGGAAACCTGGTCCCCCGGGGAGCACGGGCCGGCCGGGAGCAGAG GGTGACCCCGGACCCATGGGACCCCAAGGCCGGCAAGGACCCCCAGGGCCCATT GGCCCTCCTGGCACCCCGGGGCAGCCAGGACCCGCTGGCCTCGCCGGAGTG GGGCTGAAAGGCGATCGGGGCTCCACAGGAGAGCGAGGTCTGCCAGGGATGCCAGGACAGCCGGGACCCCCAGGCCACCCAGGACCACCG GGGGAGCAGGGATCGGATGGACCCGTTGGTAAAGAG GGCCCACCAGGAAAACCTGGCTCTGCAGGACCAGCTGGCCAGAAG GGTGAAGCTGGATCCCCCGGCGAGAGAGGCTACCCCGGGGAGAAGGGCAGAGCCGGCATGCCTGGGGGGCCAGGGAAGAGTGGCTCCATGGGGCTCGTGGGGCCACGGGGCCCTGCGGGAGAGAGGGGCCCCCCTGGCTCACCGGGACCCGCAGGCACCCCCGGGCTGCCGGGACCCCCGGGGATGATG GGAGATGTGGTGAACTACGATGAGATCAAGAGGTTCATCAGGCAGGAGCTGAGCAAGATGTTCGATG AGCGCATGGCGTACTACACCTCTCGGCTGCAATTCCCAGTGGAGATGGTGGCATCCCCAGGGAGACCCGGTCCCCCGGGGAAGGATGGGCTGCCCGGCCGGCCGGGACCCCCTGGCTCCCCAGGGCTGCCGGGGCAGATCGGCAGAGAGGGGCGGCAGGGCGTGCCGGGCATGCGGG GTGAGCCAGGCGCCAAAGGAGAGAAAGGCGAGAAAGGCGTGGGGATGATGGGGGACAGCGGCCCCCCAGGCCCCCCAG GTCCCCAAGGGCCACCAGGCTATGGGAAGATGGGTCCCCCCGGCCCTGTGGGACAGCAAGGCATCCCCGGCGTTCCGGGCCCCCCGGGAGCCACGGGGCAGCCGGGCCAGACGGGGCACTGCAGCCCCGCGGAGTGCCTGGGGGCTGTGCCCCTGGAGCAGCCCCTCTTCCAGCCCAAGAACACCAAGGGCCCCTTCGGCTGA
- the PEF1 gene encoding peflin isoform X1 translates to MAAGPGQGFPGAPPFSGGPYGQPSGGPQPGPYGGNAPPGVDPETLSWFQAVDADHSGYISVKELKQALVNSNWSTFNDETCLLMINMFDNTRSGRIDVYGFSALLRFIQQWRNLFQQYDRDQSGSISVNELQQAFAQMGYNLSPQFSQLLLARYAQRSANPSIQLDRFIHICMQLQSTTDAFREKDTALVGNVRLSYEDFLTMVVTRML, encoded by the exons ATGGCGGCGGGACCGGGGCAG gGCTTCCCCGGCGCGCCCCCTTTCTCTGGGGGTCCCTACGGACAGCCCAGCGGCGGCCCCCAGCCTGGGCCCTACGGAG GTAATGCTCCCCCGGGCGTGGACCCCGAGACCCTCTCCTGGTTCCAGGCAGTGGATGCTGATCACAGTGGGTACATCTCTGTGAAGGAGCTGAAACAGGCACTGGTTAACTCCAACTGGTCGACATTCAATGATGAGACTTGCCTGCTGATGATAA ACATGTTTGATAACACCAGGTCGGGACGCATAGACGTGTACGGCTTCTCGGCCTTGCTACGCTTTATCCAGCAGTGGAGGAACCTCTTCCAGCAGTACGACCGGGACCAGTCGGGCTCCATCAGCGTCAATGAGCTCCAGCAAG CTTTCGCGCAGATGGGCTACAACCTGAGCCCCCAGTTCAGCCAGCTGCTGCTTGCCCGCTACGCCCAGCGATCTGCCAACCCCAGCATCCAGCTTGACCGCTTCATTCACATCTGCATGCAGCTCCAGAGCACGACCGACGCCTTCCGCGAGAAGGACACGGCACTGGTGGGCAACGTGCGGCTGAGCTACGAGGACTTCCTCACTATGGTTGTGACTCGCATGTTGTGA
- the PEF1 gene encoding peflin isoform X2 → MLMVCPRAGNAPPGVDPETLSWFQAVDADHSGYISVKELKQALVNSNWSTFNDETCLLMINMFDNTRSGRIDVYGFSALLRFIQQWRNLFQQYDRDQSGSISVNELQQAFAQMGYNLSPQFSQLLLARYAQRSANPSIQLDRFIHICMQLQSTTDAFREKDTALVGNVRLSYEDFLTMVVTRML, encoded by the exons ATGCTGATGGTGTGTCCCCGCGCAGGTAATGCTCCCCCGGGCGTGGACCCCGAGACCCTCTCCTGGTTCCAGGCAGTGGATGCTGATCACAGTGGGTACATCTCTGTGAAGGAGCTGAAACAGGCACTGGTTAACTCCAACTGGTCGACATTCAATGATGAGACTTGCCTGCTGATGATAA ACATGTTTGATAACACCAGGTCGGGACGCATAGACGTGTACGGCTTCTCGGCCTTGCTACGCTTTATCCAGCAGTGGAGGAACCTCTTCCAGCAGTACGACCGGGACCAGTCGGGCTCCATCAGCGTCAATGAGCTCCAGCAAG CTTTCGCGCAGATGGGCTACAACCTGAGCCCCCAGTTCAGCCAGCTGCTGCTTGCCCGCTACGCCCAGCGATCTGCCAACCCCAGCATCCAGCTTGACCGCTTCATTCACATCTGCATGCAGCTCCAGAGCACGACCGACGCCTTCCGCGAGAAGGACACGGCACTGGTGGGCAACGTGCGGCTGAGCTACGAGGACTTCCTCACTATGGTTGTGACTCGCATGTTGTGA